A DNA window from Vigna angularis cultivar LongXiaoDou No.4 chromosome 1, ASM1680809v1, whole genome shotgun sequence contains the following coding sequences:
- the LOC108336418 gene encoding LOW QUALITY PROTEIN: protein PLASTID MOVEMENT IMPAIRED 1-RELATED 1 (The sequence of the model RefSeq protein was modified relative to this genomic sequence to represent the inferred CDS: deleted 2 bases in 1 codon) yields the protein MSTAEGGKSSAEENNLPLKDVETVDKALRIEKSSSKNSKYSKSQLFDPKSKVKDSEEDNLRKDKKFVWNWKSLKALSLSRSKKFNCSFSVKVHVIEGLPSSFNDSCLCVYWKRKDTLLVTPPAKVIQGVAEFQDILTRTCSINGSRSGPQNSAKYEAKPFMLYASKAGFPEVDLGKHRVDLTRLLPLTLEELEEEKRSGIWTTSFRLSGTARGAVINVSFGYVIVGDNTSATRDNLCDIPNVLTTKKNGMPLLEPDKKPSQVDGSKDLPSFSSDDYSSQNVDEVKDLHEVFPSSNSARISPVYISCKEFVEEMGGSPLHGKPELEGIKENIDPIKPVVCSSFDNEKDKAEENQGDEGKTCSPMHDKPEVFVFQQNLDTVTPNDYPLPDSAIENFKECEGNEFSVLDKGIEFSSDEHVKLEESIGKAFIDVYTVDSTRTLDNTDIQVSFQDHDNQDSLEELNDNFKESAVVREFSNRKDDLPTKEHLLQELESALTSVSELETAAMDSPVAMEAKSEDKLRKSKSWDDVTESVASEFLSMLGIDNSPRGFSFEGETESPRELLLRQFENEVRSEGFSLFDFDIGSDDEADSGNDSSYGTEHWKFSKDTKSASLMQDVHKGHLIEFEDVRSKQKVRMLEHLETEALMRKWGLNEMAFQNSPKKDHNGLGSPIYFLPEETLPLPPLAEGLGPFLQTEDGGFLRSMNPTLFRKSRTGGTLIMQVSNPIVVPAEMGTGIMEILQCFASVGIEKLSKQANKLMPLQDITGKTMQQISREAKPVLGRTYRQLNLQHNLVTGQYSTCAKKGLKGILSGGQMSNKFSSDSAGDHKSSDLALLAMDKIEALSLEGLRIQSGMSNGDAPSNIIAESYGDNSALQGKGAGTRGSLGLDGTAAMQLLDMKNSNSDEYDGVDGIMALSLTLDEWMRLDSGEIDEDIDNISERTYKLLAAHHANSLTISGKSSKGERKSGRKYGLLGNKFIVALMEQLRDPLRNYEPVGTPMLGLIQVERVFIQPKQEIYRPLCEAGKESDECEIVGKVEMKGKREEKSSEEEGIPQFKITEVHVAGVQKRKFWSSLGRRRQQEQSASWWLIANGMGKNLKNPVLKSNAPITTTNVQPGDSLWSISSRIYGTLTRWNW from the exons ATGTCTACAGCTGAAGGTGGTAAAAGTAGTGCTGAAGAGAACAATTTGCCATTAAAAGATGTTGAAACCGTAGACAAAGCTCTGCGCATAGAGAAAAGCTCTTCCAAGAATTCAAAATATTCGAAATCCCAGTTATTTGATCCCAAATCAAAGGTTAAAGATAGCGAAGAAGATAACTTACGTAAGGATAAGAAGTTTGTATGGAACTGGAAATCACTGAAGGCCCTTTCCCTGTCTCGCAGTAAGAAGTTCAATTGTAGTTTTTCTGTCAAAGTCCATGTGATTGAAGGGTTGCCTTCGAGTTTCAATGATTCTTGCCTTTGTGTGTATTGGAAGAGGAAGGATACGCTTTTGGTGACCCCTCCGGCCAAGGTGATTCAAGGTGTGGCTGAGTTTCAAGACATTTTGACACGCACTTGCTCAATCAATGGAAGTAGGAGTGGACCCCAAAACTCTGCCAAATATGAAGCCAAGCCTTTTATGCTCTATGCTTCTAAGGCGGGTTTCCCAGAAGTTGATTTGGGGAAGCACAGAGTGGACCTCACAAGGTTGCTTCCTCTCACTCTGGAAGAGCTTGAAGAGGAGAAAAGGTCAGGGATATGGACTACAAGTTTTAGATTATCAGGAACAGCAAGGGGTGCAGTAATTAATGTCAGTTTTGGGTATGTCATTGTTGGTGACAATACTAGTGCTACCAGAGACAACCTTTGTGATATTCCTAATGTACTAACTACCAAGAAAAATGGTATGCCTTTGTTGGAACCAGATAAAAAACCTAGTCAGGTTGATGGGAGTAAAGATTTGCCAAGCTTTTCCAGTGATGATTATTCATCTCAAAATGTAGATGAGGTGAAAGATCTTCATGAGGTGTTTCCATCATCAAATTCAGCTCGAATCAGCCCAGTATACATCTCATGTAAAGAATTTGTTGAAGAAATGGGTGGTAGTCCTCTGCATGGCAAACCTGAACTCGAGGGAATTAAAGAAAACATCGACCCGATCAAACCAGTTGTTTGTTCTTCATTTGATAATGAAAAGGACAAGGCAGAAGAGAATCAAGGTGATGAGGGAAAAACATGCAGTCCAATGCATGACAAACCTGAAGTTTTTGTGTTTCAACAAAACCTGGACACAGTTACGCCAAATGACTATCCTTTACCTGATTCTGCAATAGAAAATTTCAAAGAATGTGAAGGTAATGAATTTTCTGTTCTTGACAAGGGCATCGAATTTTCATCAGATGAACATGTTAAACTAGAGGAATCTATTGGAAAAGCTTTTATCGATGTCTACACAGTTGATAGTACTCGGACCCTTGATAATACTGATATTCAAGTATCTTTTCAAGACCATGATAACCAAGATTCCCTTGAAGAACTAAACGATAATTTTAAGGAAAGTGCTGTGGTACGTGAATTTTCTAACCGAAAGGATGACTTGCCAACGAAAGAACATCTACTGCAAGAACTAGAATCAGCTTTAACTAGTGTCTCAGAGTTGGAGACAGCGGCAATGGATTCTCCTGTGGCCATGGAAGCCAAATCTGAGGATAAGTTGAGAAAGTCAAAAAGCTGGGATGATGTTACAGAATCAGTTGCCAGTGAGTTTTTAAGTATGCTTGGCATAGACAATAGTCCAAGGGGTTTTAGTTTTGAAGGTGAGACAGAGTCTCCAAGAGAGCTCCTTTTAAGACAATTTGAGAATGAAGTTCGTTCAGAGGGCTTCTCTTTGTTTGATTTTGACATAGGCAGTGATGATGAAGCAGATAGTGGTAATGATTCTTCTTATGGAACTGAGCATTGGAAGTTCTCCAAGGATACCAAGTCAGCATCCTTAATGCAAGATGTACACAAAGGGCATCTAATCGAGTTTGAGGATGTGAGGAGCAAACAGAAGGTCCGTATGCTAGAACACTTGGAAACAGAAGCCTTAATGCGTAAATGGGGTTTGAATGAGATGGCTTTTCAGAATTCTCCTAAAAAAGATCATAATGGCTTAGGAAGTCCAATATATTTTCTTCCTGAAGAGACTCTACCATTACCTCCTCTAGCAGAGGGGTTAGGTCCTTTTCTTCAGACCGAAGATGGGGGCTTTCTACGGTCAATGAATCCCACACTCTTCAGGAAAAGTAGAACTGGAGGAACATTAATCATGCAGGTTTCCAACCCAATTGTGGTGCCCGCTGAAATGGGTACTGGGATAATGGAGATTTTGCAGTGTTTTGCTTCTGTGGGAATTGAAAAACTTTCCAAGCAGGCAAACAAGTTAATGCCTCTACAAGACATCACGGGAAAGACAATGCAACAAATATCAAGGGAAGCAAAGCCAGTCTTGGGGAGAACATACAG GCAATTAAATTTGCAGCATAATTTGGTAACAGGACAGTATTCTACTTGTGCGAAAAAAGGCTTGAAGGGAATTCTATCTGGTGGACAAATGTCTAATAAGTTCAGTTCAGATTCAGCTGGAGACCACAAAAGCTCAGATCTTGCTCTATTAGCTATGGATAAAATTGAAGCACTTTCATTGGAGGGTTTGAGAATACAATCTGGGATGTCAAATGGGGATGCACCATCAAACATCATTGCAGAATCCTATGGCGATAATTCAGCTCTGCAAGGCAAGGGGGCTGGTACTAGGGGCTCCCTTGGGCTAGATGGAACTGCTGCCATGCAATTGTTAGATATGAAAAACAGCAACAgtgatgaatatgatggtgTTGACGGCATAATGGCCCTATCATTGACTCTAGATGAATGGATGAGGTTGGATTCTGGTGAGATTGATGAAGATATAGATAACATCAGTGAGCGTACTTACAAACTTCTTGCTGCGCATCATGCAAACTCTTTGACT ATAAGTGGGAAGAGTTCAAAGGGAGAGAGAAAAAGCGGGAGGAAATATGGTTTGTTGGGAAACAAATTCATAGTAGCTCTCATGGAGCAGCTTCGTGATCCTCTGAGAAATTATGAGCCTGTTGGGACACCAATGCTTGGTCTTATACAAGTGGAGAGAGTGTTCATCCAACCAAAGCAAGAGATTTATAGGCCGTTGTGTGAGGCAGGGAAGGAAAGTGATGAGTGTGAAATAGTGGGGAAGGTGGAGATGAAGgggaagagagaagagaaaagtaGTGAAGAAGAGGGCATTCCTCAATTCAAAATTACAGAAGTGCATGTTGCAGGTGTGCAGAAAAGGAAGTTTTGGAGCAGTTTGGGACGACGGCGACAACAAGAACAATCTGCTTCCTGGTGGTTGATTGCTAATGGAATGGGGAAGAACTTAAAGAATCCAGTGCTGAAGTCAAATGCTCCAATCACTACCACAAACGTGCAACCGGGTGACTCATTGTGGAGCATATCATCTCGTATTTATGGTACACTCACAAGATGGAATTGGTAA
- the LOC108337343 gene encoding glycerophosphocholine acyltransferase 1, whose product MSDAEEHADAADYPNGESPPKHPKRFRDRSKEMLSKKAVHTKQMLSEQAVKIAKQAEEHERFINKVTHLVGVLGFGGFCFLLGARPQDIPYVYCVFYVIFVPLRWIYYRFKKWHYYLLDFCYYANTIFLVDLLFYSKNEKLFMVCFAFAEGPLAWALIVWRCSLVFSSVDKIVSVLIHLLPGLVFFTIRWWDPATFEAMHPEGTARRPTWPYIEDKSFLWTWLFLVPLVAYTLWQVLYFLIVNVLRRQRFLRDPEVMTSYRELSKKAQKANNIWWRLSGLLGDQNRMLMYIFLQGIFTVATMALAVPIFLSYELHVVFQILKVSAAIWNGGSFLLEVMPRQAILKEKKKSEMQPVEAQSNTNTDGKMLSS is encoded by the exons ATGTCTGATGCCGAAGAGCATGCAGATGCAGCAGACTATCCCAATGGCGAATCTCCTCCAAAGCATCCAAAGAGGTTCAGAGACAGATCTAAG GAGATGTTGTCCAAAAAAGCTGTGCACACCAAGCAAATGCTATCCGAACAGGCTGTGAAGATTGCCAAACAAGCTGAGGAACACGAGAGGTTCATCAACAAG GTGACGCATCTCGTTGGCGTCCTCGGTTTTGGGGGGTTTTGCTTCCTTTTAGGGGCAA GACCCCAAGACATTCCCTATGTATATTGTGTGTTCTACGTCATCTTTGTTCCTCTGCGTTGGATATACTACAGGTTCAAGAAATGGCATTACTATCTGCTG GATTTTTGCTATTATGCCAATACAATATTCTTGGTTGATCTTCTTTTTTACTCAAAAAATGAGAAGCTTTTCATGGTTTGTTTTGCTTTTGCTGAG GGGCCCTTAGCATGGGCTTTGATTGTTTGGCGCTGCAGCTTGGTTTTCAGTTCTGTTGACAAAATTGTCAGTGTTCTTATCCATCTTTTACCTG GTTTGGTTTTCTTTACTATTCGATGGTGGGATCCTGCAACCTTCGAAGCCATGCATCCAGAGGGGACTGCTAGAAGACCTACGTGGCCTTACATTGAAGACAAATCATTTCTCTGGACATGGCTGTTTCTGGTACCCTTGGTAGCTTACACATTGTGGCAGGTTCTGTACTTCCTCATCGTCAATGTTTTGCGTAGGCAAAGGTTTTTAAGAGATCCCGAAGTGATGACTTCCTACAG GGAACTCTCAAAAAAGGCTCAAAAAGCAAACAACATATGGTGGCGTTTAAGTGGGTTGCTAGGGGATCAAAATCGCATGCTAATGTACATTTTTCTTCAAGGAATATTTACAGTGGCAACCATGGCACTGGCTGTGCCAATATTCTTGTCATATGAGTTGCATGTAGTTTTCCAGATACTGAAGGTTTCAGCCGCAATATGGAATGGTGGAAGTTTTCTGTTAGAAGTAATGCCAAGACAGGCAATTCTTaaggagaaaaagaaatcaGAGATGCAACCTGTTGAAGCTCAATCCAACACTAACACTGATGGAAAAATGTTATCAAGTTAA